The following coding sequences are from one Devosia yakushimensis window:
- a CDS encoding GH39 family glycosyl hydrolase codes for MSQPIDVKTSVRADRPTGAYKPLWAWFGYDEPNYTYTEHGKKLLAELTELSPVSPHIRTHNLLTSGDGVAALKWGSTNAYTEDANGNPVYDWTIMDQIFDAYAEAGNTPLVQIGFTPEALSDDTGPYQHSWQPADKYATILTGWAMPPNDLKKWGALIEAWAQHLADRYGKETVSAWPWEVWNEPDGIYWKGTIPEFCAMYDVSARAVKKVLPDARVGGPHTCGAFSNPKAQTFLRAFLKHVVDNNSPIDFIAFHAKGNPVIWQDHVRMGLHKHLRDIEANLAIINEFPSLTHLPVIIGESDPEGCAACSARVHPQNGYRNGPLYGVYVVESMIRTYELSQRANIEIEGAVTWAFMFDQQPWFDGFRDLATNGVDKAVLNGFRMLGKLGGEWLETASTHRRDIGEIMQHGVREAPDVNIVATRDDKGVSVLVWHYHDDDIAGPDAEVSIAIEGWGSKPASLKHFRMDESHSNAFGVWKAMGKPENPQGADYAKLEAAGKLAQIEDKASVAVTDGKIELRTTLPRQGVSLLRLDW; via the coding sequence ATGAGCCAGCCTATCGATGTGAAGACGAGTGTTCGCGCCGACCGCCCGACGGGGGCATATAAGCCGCTATGGGCCTGGTTCGGCTATGACGAGCCGAACTACACCTATACCGAGCATGGCAAGAAGCTGCTGGCGGAACTGACGGAACTGAGCCCGGTATCGCCGCATATCCGCACGCATAACCTGCTGACTTCGGGCGATGGGGTGGCGGCACTCAAATGGGGCTCGACCAATGCCTATACCGAAGATGCGAACGGCAATCCCGTCTATGACTGGACCATTATGGACCAGATTTTCGACGCCTATGCCGAGGCGGGCAATACACCGCTGGTGCAGATCGGGTTTACGCCCGAGGCGCTGTCGGACGATACGGGGCCCTATCAGCATAGCTGGCAGCCCGCCGACAAATACGCCACCATCCTGACGGGTTGGGCGATGCCGCCCAATGACCTCAAGAAATGGGGCGCGCTGATCGAGGCCTGGGCGCAGCATCTGGCCGATCGCTATGGCAAGGAGACGGTGAGCGCCTGGCCCTGGGAAGTGTGGAACGAGCCGGACGGCATCTATTGGAAGGGCACAATCCCCGAATTCTGCGCCATGTATGATGTGAGTGCGCGGGCGGTGAAGAAGGTGCTGCCCGATGCACGGGTGGGCGGACCACATACATGCGGGGCCTTTTCCAACCCCAAGGCGCAGACCTTTCTGCGGGCCTTCCTCAAGCATGTGGTGGACAATAATTCGCCGATCGACTTCATCGCCTTTCACGCCAAGGGCAATCCCGTGATCTGGCAGGATCATGTGCGGATGGGGTTGCATAAGCATCTGCGCGATATCGAGGCCAATCTGGCGATCATCAATGAATTTCCGTCACTGACGCATTTGCCGGTGATCATCGGGGAATCCGATCCCGAAGGGTGCGCGGCCTGTTCGGCGCGCGTGCATCCGCAGAACGGCTATCGCAATGGACCGCTCTATGGCGTCTATGTGGTGGAGAGCATGATACGGACCTATGAATTGAGCCAGCGCGCCAATATCGAGATCGAGGGCGCCGTGACCTGGGCCTTCATGTTCGACCAGCAGCCGTGGTTTGACGGGTTCCGGGACTTGGCCACCAATGGCGTCGACAAGGCGGTGCTCAACGGGTTCCGCATGCTGGGCAAATTGGGCGGGGAATGGCTGGAAACCGCCAGCACGCATCGCCGCGACATTGGCGAGATCATGCAGCATGGCGTGCGCGAGGCGCCGGACGTCAATATCGTGGCGACGCGCGACGACAAGGGCGTGAGCGTGCTGGTCTGGCATTATCATGATGATGATATCGCGGGGCCGGATGCCGAGGTTTCCATTGCCATTGAGGGCTGGGGCAGCAAGCCGGCGAGCCTGAAACATTTCCGGATGGATGAGAGCCATTCCAATGCATTTGGCGTTTGGAAGGCGATGGGCAAGCCCGAGAACCCGCAGGGGGCTGACTATGCCAAGCTTGAGGCGGCTGGGAAGCTGGCGCAGATCGAGGATAAGGCAAGTGTTGCTGTGACTGATGGGAAAATTGAACTCCGTACTACTCTGCCGCGGCAAGGTGTCTCCCTGCTTCGTCTCGACTGGTAA
- a CDS encoding GntR family transcriptional regulator, whose translation MDSLTETGAEEHDDLSIARALEEDIIFGRLAPGTRLTEDMLLARFAVTRHFARQALVQLESMGIVVRERNRGATVRSLTASQVKEIYAVRELLQRQAALWIPLPAPDSLIAELNAIHEEHGRHIEAGFLRGVHETNDRFHLTLFGACGNAHLVQSIELYMRLSLPVRANSMANTASLRVSHEHHRLMIDMLKGTDNWVLAQLCVDHLQPSKARYLDRVG comes from the coding sequence TTGGATAGCTTGACCGAAACCGGTGCCGAAGAGCACGACGATCTCTCCATCGCCCGCGCGCTGGAAGAAGACATCATTTTCGGCCGCCTCGCGCCCGGCACGCGGCTCACCGAGGACATGCTGCTGGCGCGCTTTGCCGTCACCCGCCATTTCGCCCGCCAGGCGCTGGTGCAGCTTGAATCCATGGGCATCGTGGTGCGCGAGCGCAATCGCGGCGCCACTGTCCGCTCGCTCACCGCCAGCCAAGTCAAGGAAATCTACGCCGTCCGCGAATTGCTGCAGCGTCAGGCCGCGCTCTGGATTCCCCTACCGGCCCCCGATAGCCTCATTGCCGAACTCAACGCCATCCACGAAGAACACGGCCGTCACATCGAAGCCGGCTTCCTGCGCGGCGTGCACGAAACCAATGACCGTTTCCACCTCACCCTGTTCGGCGCCTGCGGCAATGCGCATCTGGTGCAATCCATCGAACTCTACATGCGCCTCAGCCTCCCCGTCCGGGCCAATTCCATGGCCAACACGGCGTCCCTGCGGGTGTCTCACGAACACCACCGCCTGATGATCGACATGCTCAAGGGCACGGATAATTGGGTGCTGGCGCAGCTCTGTGTGGATCACCTGCAGCCGAGCAAGGCGCGGTATCTGGATCGCGTAGGGTAG
- a CDS encoding Gfo/Idh/MocA family protein gives MQKRRVGMIGAGWVSAYHLPAWQKRSAQAEIVAIADPSTSAAQARAEAFDIPAIYADAASMLAHENLDIVDICAPREAHADLVRLAAQAGVAIICQKPLATDFAAASALVAGVANTTLMVHENWRFRAWYRRLRDWLDAGVAGDIRQVSLEFLSSGMIAGPDGQRPALVRQPFFRTQQRLLVMEVLIHHLDTLRFLLGEMDVIAARLERSNADITAEDIAAITLRRRSDGLLIHVTGNLAVHGAPPAPRDHLRMFGTSGTIELDGTQLTALGEHPHTEQFDADAVYQGSYDAAIAHFLDCLNAKKPFETAPADNMETLRLVEAIYALAQFDPAQEPR, from the coding sequence ATGCAGAAGCGGCGAGTGGGCATGATTGGTGCCGGTTGGGTCAGTGCCTATCACTTGCCAGCCTGGCAAAAACGCAGCGCCCAGGCTGAAATCGTCGCCATAGCCGACCCCTCCACCTCCGCCGCCCAAGCGCGCGCCGAGGCCTTCGACATCCCCGCCATCTATGCTGATGCCGCTTCCATGCTGGCGCACGAAAATCTCGACATTGTCGATATCTGCGCCCCGCGCGAAGCCCATGCCGACCTGGTCCGCCTCGCCGCCCAAGCCGGGGTGGCAATAATCTGCCAAAAACCCCTGGCCACCGACTTTGCCGCCGCGTCGGCCCTCGTTGCCGGTGTCGCAAACACCACATTGATGGTGCACGAAAACTGGCGCTTCCGCGCCTGGTATCGCCGCCTGCGTGATTGGCTCGATGCCGGTGTGGCCGGCGATATCCGCCAGGTCAGTCTCGAATTCCTCTCCAGCGGCATGATCGCCGGCCCCGATGGCCAGCGCCCCGCTCTGGTCCGCCAGCCCTTCTTCCGCACCCAGCAGCGGCTCCTCGTCATGGAAGTGCTGATCCACCACCTCGACACGCTCCGCTTCCTCCTTGGCGAAATGGATGTCATCGCCGCCCGCCTCGAGCGCAGCAATGCCGACATAACGGCCGAAGACATTGCCGCCATCACCCTGCGCCGCCGCAGCGACGGCCTGCTGATCCACGTCACCGGCAACCTCGCCGTCCACGGCGCCCCACCCGCCCCACGCGACCACCTGCGCATGTTCGGCACAAGTGGCACGATCGAACTCGACGGCACCCAGCTTACCGCCCTTGGCGAGCACCCTCACACCGAGCAATTCGACGCCGACGCTGTCTATCAAGGCTCCTATGATGCCGCGATCGCCCATTTCCTCGATTGCCTCAACGCCAAAAAGCCCTTCGAAACCGCCCCCGCCGACAATATGGAAACCCTGCGCCTCGTCGAAGCCATTTACGCACTGGCACAGTTCGACCCGGCGCAAGAACCGCGATAG
- a CDS encoding ABC transporter substrate-binding protein, which yields MSLFKKIAIAAVASMLALPALAQDFIAGIPRNEALIVQGPTAQNADWFNIWAPGGGSNVNGLQQLTTDTLWFINPEGGVDAWQNALAAEPPIYNDDFTEMTVKLREGIFWSDGVEFTADDLVYTVQTQIDHPGMGWSAPFSINVESMEQPDRNTVIFKLKAPNSRFHTLFTVRWNAAWIMPKHVFEKVEDPLAFNNNPPISLSAYVLHNYDKAGNWAIWKLRDDWQRTSIGMDWGQPEVKYVVYAASGNPEARVIAQRNHNLDVINDIAPEGMFSIMRDAPGTAAWLPGFPYAHPDPTLPSVLFNLQKEPFNNKDVRWALALLIDIRAVALGAYRGAANLSALAVPPTGSAPDDYFVPMQDWLTNFELNTGSRTIKPYDSSLAGQLANMVRGQWPDIPTDEAPLERMFGFGWWKQDVQAATELLQKAGFTKNGNQWLKPDGTPFEIRVQVEGDAIPTLARAGTVIAQQWSQAGIKATVDVAGPTHGQRMGTGDFETAIFWTVETWGGHPDLSFFLDSYRSDFIKPLGEIQPPRNLQRWQDPRLDEIIDKNRSLAFDSPEVKALGIDFLKLAVEEMPMIPLMAYNKFAPFDTTYWTNYPSAANPYAASGPNWSNLRYMVVSLKANPNAPKP from the coding sequence ATGAGCTTGTTCAAGAAAATCGCCATTGCCGCAGTGGCGTCCATGCTGGCGCTGCCGGCACTGGCGCAGGATTTCATCGCCGGCATTCCCCGCAATGAGGCGCTGATTGTGCAGGGCCCCACCGCGCAGAACGCCGATTGGTTCAATATCTGGGCCCCCGGCGGCGGCTCCAACGTCAACGGATTGCAACAGCTGACCACCGATACCTTGTGGTTCATCAATCCCGAGGGCGGCGTCGATGCCTGGCAAAACGCACTTGCCGCCGAGCCACCCATCTATAATGACGACTTCACCGAAATGACGGTGAAGCTGCGCGAGGGCATTTTCTGGAGCGACGGCGTCGAATTCACTGCCGATGACCTGGTCTATACCGTCCAGACCCAGATCGATCACCCCGGCATGGGCTGGAGCGCGCCCTTCTCCATCAATGTGGAGAGCATGGAGCAGCCCGACCGCAACACGGTCATCTTCAAGCTCAAGGCGCCCAATTCGCGCTTCCACACGCTCTTTACCGTGCGCTGGAATGCCGCCTGGATCATGCCCAAGCACGTCTTCGAAAAGGTCGAGGACCCGCTGGCCTTCAACAACAATCCGCCGATCTCGCTCAGCGCCTATGTGCTGCACAATTACGACAAGGCGGGCAATTGGGCGATCTGGAAGCTGCGCGACGATTGGCAGCGCACCTCCATCGGCATGGATTGGGGCCAGCCCGAGGTCAAATATGTGGTCTATGCCGCTTCGGGCAATCCCGAAGCTCGTGTGATAGCCCAGCGCAATCACAATCTCGATGTGATCAATGACATCGCGCCCGAAGGCATGTTCTCCATCATGCGCGATGCGCCGGGCACGGCCGCCTGGCTGCCCGGCTTCCCTTATGCCCATCCCGATCCGACGCTGCCTTCGGTGCTGTTCAATCTGCAGAAGGAGCCCTTCAACAACAAGGATGTGCGCTGGGCCCTGGCTTTGCTCATCGACATTCGCGCCGTGGCGCTCGGCGCCTATCGCGGCGCGGCCAATCTGTCGGCACTTGCCGTGCCGCCCACCGGCTCGGCTCCCGACGATTATTTCGTGCCCATGCAGGATTGGCTGACCAATTTCGAGCTCAACACCGGCTCGCGCACCATCAAGCCCTATGATTCGAGCCTGGCCGGCCAGCTGGCCAATATGGTGCGTGGCCAATGGCCCGATATTCCCACCGACGAGGCCCCGCTGGAACGCATGTTCGGCTTTGGCTGGTGGAAGCAGGATGTTCAGGCCGCCACCGAATTGCTGCAAAAGGCCGGCTTCACCAAAAATGGCAACCAATGGCTCAAGCCCGACGGCACCCCGTTCGAAATCCGCGTCCAGGTCGAAGGCGATGCCATCCCGACCCTGGCCCGCGCCGGCACGGTGATTGCCCAGCAATGGAGCCAGGCCGGCATCAAGGCCACGGTCGATGTCGCCGGCCCCACGCATGGCCAGCGCATGGGCACCGGCGATTTCGAAACTGCCATCTTCTGGACCGTCGAAACCTGGGGCGGCCATCCCGATCTCAGCTTCTTCCTCGATAGCTACCGGTCCGACTTCATCAAGCCGCTGGGCGAAATCCAGCCCCCGCGCAATCTGCAGCGCTGGCAGGATCCGCGCCTCGACGAGATCATCGACAAGAACCGTTCGCTGGCCTTCGACTCGCCGGAAGTAAAGGCCCTCGGCATCGATTTCCTCAAGCTCGCCGTCGAGGAAATGCCGATGATCCCGCTGATGGCCTACAACAAGTTCGCTCCCTTCGACACGACCTATTGGACCAATTATCCCTCCGCCGCCAACCCCTACGCGGCCTCGGGCCCCAACTGGTCCAACCTGCGCTACATGGTGGTGAGCCTCAAGGCCAACCCGAACGCACCGAAGCCGTAA
- a CDS encoding ABC transporter permease codes for MNGYLTYVAKRFGQFLFVVFTGVTLAFLIAHFSPVDPIEQTVSLLTNFGSTDPRTVEILRQSLRELYGTDGSLLDQYLTFWGRVIRGDFGPSLSAFPTPVMTIISRALPWTVGLLTLATIISWIIGNTLGAIAGYFRNNRTMKVVGVLVMAMQPIPTYITGLTLVIVFGFLWPILPISGGAQLNLDPAMTWTYIQSVITHGTLPALTLVLVGMGGWFIAMRSLVSNIVTDDYVVYAELGGVPSRTIFSQYVARNAMLPQVTGLALSLGNVFGGAVIVEFIFNYPGIGKLMVAGIYAGDYSLVLGVTTISIIAVAAAVFLIDILYPLIDPRVKLG; via the coding sequence ATGAACGGCTACCTCACCTATGTCGCCAAGCGCTTCGGACAATTCCTGTTCGTGGTCTTCACCGGCGTCACCCTGGCCTTCCTCATCGCCCATTTCTCCCCGGTCGATCCGATCGAACAGACCGTGTCGCTGCTGACCAATTTCGGCTCCACCGATCCGCGCACCGTCGAAATCCTGCGCCAATCCCTGCGCGAGCTCTATGGCACCGATGGTTCCCTGCTCGATCAATACCTGACCTTCTGGGGCCGCGTGATCCGGGGCGATTTCGGCCCCTCGCTCTCGGCCTTCCCCACCCCGGTCATGACCATTATCAGCCGCGCTCTACCCTGGACGGTGGGTCTGCTCACCCTCGCCACCATCATCTCATGGATCATCGGCAACACGCTTGGTGCCATTGCCGGCTATTTCCGCAACAATCGCACCATGAAAGTGGTCGGCGTGCTGGTCATGGCCATGCAGCCCATCCCCACCTACATAACCGGCCTCACCCTGGTCATCGTCTTCGGCTTCCTCTGGCCCATCCTGCCCATCAGCGGCGGCGCCCAGCTCAATCTCGACCCGGCCATGACCTGGACCTATATCCAGTCCGTCATCACCCACGGCACCCTGCCGGCGCTGACCCTGGTGCTGGTCGGCATGGGCGGCTGGTTCATCGCCATGCGTTCGCTGGTCTCCAACATCGTCACCGATGATTATGTGGTCTATGCCGAACTGGGTGGCGTGCCCTCGCGCACCATCTTTTCCCAATATGTCGCCCGCAACGCCATGCTGCCCCAGGTCACGGGCCTGGCACTGAGCCTCGGCAATGTGTTCGGCGGCGCCGTCATCGTCGAATTCATCTTCAACTATCCCGGCATCGGCAAGCTGATGGTCGCGGGCATTTATGCCGGCGATTACAGCCTCGTGCTGGGGGTGACCACCATTTCCATCATCGCCGTGGCCGCCGCCGTATTCCTGATCGACATTCTCTACCCCCTGATCGACCCCCGCGTGAAATTGGGATAG